Proteins from a genomic interval of Salinivibrio kushneri:
- the fre gene encoding NAD(P)H-flavin reductase, which yields MSILCEVTAVEPLACHTYRIVLKPQQAVSYQPGQYVMAVMGEKDKRPFSLASSPCREDGAELELHVGAADENPFALEVVEKAKAVLESGEASFEITEPAGDAWLRESHRPLLLIAGGTGFSYVRSMVDHCISQGIQSPIFIYWGARTPCQLYAHDELQALAESHNNITFMPVVEQAEGEWRGKVGNVLEAVMEDFVSLGAYDIYIAGRFEMAGVARDMFCKERGVSRDHLYSDAFAFI from the coding sequence ATGTCGATACTATGTGAAGTGACAGCCGTTGAGCCGTTGGCATGTCACACCTACCGCATTGTCCTGAAGCCACAGCAGGCGGTAAGCTACCAGCCAGGGCAATACGTGATGGCGGTGATGGGCGAAAAAGATAAACGCCCGTTTTCGCTGGCGAGTAGCCCATGTCGTGAAGATGGTGCCGAACTCGAGCTACATGTCGGTGCGGCGGACGAAAATCCGTTTGCCTTGGAAGTGGTAGAAAAAGCCAAAGCCGTGCTTGAAAGCGGTGAAGCGAGCTTTGAAATCACTGAACCGGCCGGTGATGCCTGGTTGCGTGAGAGTCATCGCCCCTTATTGTTGATTGCCGGCGGTACCGGGTTTTCTTACGTGCGCAGCATGGTCGATCACTGTATTAGCCAAGGAATACAGTCTCCAATCTTTATTTATTGGGGCGCCCGTACCCCTTGTCAGCTCTATGCTCATGACGAGCTGCAAGCTCTGGCTGAGTCACACAATAATATTACCTTCATGCCCGTGGTAGAGCAGGCCGAAGGTGAGTGGCGCGGCAAAGTAGGCAATGTGTTAGAAGCGGTGATGGAAGATTTTGTTAGCCTCGGCGCTTATGACATCTACATCGCGGGCCGTTTTGAAATGGCCGGTGTTGCACGCGACATGTTCTGCAAAGAGCGGGGCGTGAGCCGTGATCACCTCTACTCAGACGCGTTTGCCTTTATCTGA
- the ubiD gene encoding 4-hydroxy-3-polyprenylbenzoate decarboxylase: MKLSDLRDFIDYLEAQGELKRITQPVDPDLEMTEICDRTLRAGGPALLFENPVGYDIPVLANLFGTPKRVALGMGREDVLELRDVGKLLAYLKEPEPPKGFRDALDKLPVFRQVLNMPAKTVRRPRCQEVVLSGDEVDLDKIPVMRCWPGDVAPLLTWGLTITRGPNKKRQNLGIYRQQKIGKNKVIMRWLAHRGGALDLHDWMQTHPNEPFPVTVAYGADPATILGAVTPVPDTLSEYAFAGLLRGSKTEVAKCISNDLDVPASAEIVMEGYIDPNEYADEGPYGDHTGYYNEVERHHVFTVTHLTMRKKPIYHSTYTGRPPDEPAVLGVALNEVFVPILQKQFPEIVDFYLPPEGCSYRMAVVTMKKQYPGHAKRVMMGVWSFLRQFMYTKFVIVCDDDVNARDWNDVIWAITTRMDPSRDTVMVDNTPIDSLDFASPVVGLGSKMGLDATNKWQGETDREWGTPIAKDPEVVARVDAIWDELGILD, encoded by the coding sequence ATGAAACTTTCCGATCTGCGCGATTTTATTGACTACCTTGAAGCGCAAGGTGAGCTAAAACGCATTACCCAGCCGGTTGACCCCGATCTTGAGATGACCGAGATTTGCGACCGCACCCTACGAGCGGGCGGGCCGGCGCTGTTATTCGAAAACCCAGTGGGTTATGACATTCCGGTGCTGGCGAATCTATTTGGTACGCCTAAGCGTGTTGCCCTAGGCATGGGCCGAGAAGACGTGCTCGAGCTGCGTGACGTGGGCAAATTGCTTGCTTATCTCAAAGAGCCAGAGCCACCCAAAGGCTTTCGTGATGCCCTCGATAAACTGCCCGTATTTCGGCAAGTGCTTAATATGCCGGCCAAAACCGTGCGTCGTCCGCGTTGCCAAGAGGTGGTGCTGAGCGGCGATGAGGTCGATCTGGATAAGATTCCGGTGATGCGCTGCTGGCCCGGGGATGTCGCCCCCTTGCTGACCTGGGGGCTAACGATTACCCGCGGCCCCAATAAAAAGCGGCAAAACCTCGGCATTTATCGTCAGCAAAAAATCGGCAAAAACAAAGTGATTATGCGCTGGTTGGCTCATCGCGGTGGCGCGTTAGATTTGCATGATTGGATGCAAACGCATCCCAACGAGCCTTTTCCGGTGACCGTGGCTTATGGCGCTGATCCTGCCACCATTCTAGGCGCGGTTACGCCCGTGCCGGATACCTTGTCGGAATACGCGTTTGCTGGCTTATTGCGGGGCAGTAAAACCGAAGTGGCTAAATGTATCAGCAACGACTTGGATGTACCGGCCAGTGCGGAAATCGTGATGGAAGGCTATATCGATCCCAATGAGTACGCGGATGAAGGGCCTTATGGCGATCATACTGGCTATTATAATGAGGTTGAGCGCCACCATGTGTTCACTGTGACGCATCTGACCATGCGCAAAAAGCCGATTTATCATAGCACTTACACGGGGCGTCCACCGGATGAGCCCGCGGTACTGGGCGTGGCGCTGAACGAAGTCTTTGTGCCGATTTTGCAAAAGCAGTTCCCAGAGATTGTCGACTTTTATCTGCCGCCTGAGGGCTGCTCGTACCGCATGGCGGTGGTGACCATGAAAAAACAATACCCCGGTCACGCCAAGCGGGTGATGATGGGAGTGTGGTCCTTCTTGCGTCAGTTCATGTACACCAAGTTTGTGATAGTGTGTGACGACGACGTCAACGCGCGTGATTGGAATGACGTGATCTGGGCGATTACTACGCGTATGGATCCGTCGCGCGATACCGTGATGGTGGACAATACCCCTATCGACTCACTCGACTTTGCCTCGCCTGTAGTGGGGCTGGGCTCGAAAATGGGCCTTGATGCCACCAATAAATGGCAAGGAGAAACCGATCGCGAGTGGGGCACACCGATTGCGAAAGACCCAGAGGTCGTCGCACGTGTCGACGCGATTTGGGACGAATTGGGGATCTTAGACTAA
- a CDS encoding BaiN/RdsA family NAD(P)/FAD-dependent oxidoreductase, which translates to MTEYDVIVIGAGAAGLMCAAQAGQRGRRVLVVDHAKKPGRKILISGGGRCNFTNYDVTANNFLCENPHFVKSALAQYSQWDFIGLVATHGVAYHERDHGQLFCDDSAKDIVNLLLAECDQATISQRYRCEVHDIEQEEAGFRLKLNGEPVRCQSLVVATGGLSMPKLGATPFGYQLAEQFGLTVLPTRAALVPYTLHQEDKTRFADISGVSVPCSITTESGVCFSENLLFTHRGLSGPAVLQTSSFWQPGEAVTIDLLPSESLKDVLVAMRDKHPNQTLKTALSRLFPKRLVEVLIARDSLPDKPLKQLDDKQLDQLHHYFHQWSIAPNGTEGYRTAEVTLGGVDTHSISSKTLEARDIPGLYFIGEVLDVTGWLGGYNFQWAWSSGWVAGQHV; encoded by the coding sequence GTGACTGAGTATGATGTAATTGTGATTGGCGCCGGTGCCGCCGGATTGATGTGTGCGGCACAAGCTGGCCAACGTGGTCGCCGTGTTTTGGTGGTGGACCATGCCAAAAAGCCGGGCCGCAAGATCCTGATCTCAGGCGGCGGACGCTGCAATTTCACTAACTATGATGTCACCGCGAATAACTTCCTGTGTGAAAACCCGCACTTCGTCAAATCCGCATTGGCGCAATACAGCCAATGGGACTTTATTGGTCTGGTGGCCACCCATGGCGTGGCCTATCACGAGCGAGACCATGGCCAGTTGTTTTGTGATGACAGCGCCAAAGATATCGTCAACCTGCTGTTGGCCGAATGCGACCAAGCCACCATCAGTCAACGCTATCGCTGTGAAGTGCATGATATCGAGCAAGAAGAAGCTGGCTTTCGCCTTAAACTCAATGGCGAGCCGGTGCGCTGCCAGTCGTTGGTGGTCGCCACGGGCGGTCTTTCCATGCCCAAGCTCGGTGCCACGCCCTTTGGTTACCAGCTTGCCGAACAATTTGGCTTAACGGTGCTACCCACTCGCGCCGCCTTGGTGCCGTATACCTTGCACCAAGAAGACAAAACCCGTTTTGCCGATATTTCTGGAGTGTCGGTGCCGTGTTCGATCACCACCGAGTCTGGCGTTTGCTTTTCCGAGAATCTACTCTTTACCCATCGCGGCTTATCGGGGCCGGCGGTCTTGCAAACCTCCTCGTTTTGGCAGCCGGGTGAAGCGGTCACCATCGATTTACTCCCTAGTGAGTCGCTAAAAGACGTGCTGGTGGCGATGCGTGATAAGCACCCCAACCAAACCTTAAAAACCGCACTGTCTCGCCTATTCCCCAAACGCTTGGTCGAGGTCTTGATTGCGCGCGATAGCTTGCCGGATAAACCGCTCAAGCAGCTCGATGACAAGCAGCTCGATCAGCTTCATCACTACTTTCACCAGTGGTCTATTGCGCCAAACGGCACTGAAGGTTACCGCACCGCAGAAGTGACACTTGGCGGGGTAGATACCCACTCTATTTCCTCGAAAACGCTTGAAGCGCGAGATATCCCCGGCCTGTATTTTATCGGTGAAGTGCTTGATGTTACCGGCTGGCTCGGCGGCTATAACTTCCAATGGGCTTGGAGCTCCGGCTGGGTAGCCGGGCAGCATGTGTAA
- a CDS encoding ATP-binding protein, with translation MISFLSVREICRGISNKNTLYTFLFVLLHQSSIAFSIFASVMVSGYILEINQHYEALKLWVFLYIVAMILPHIIGYFSDVYKEKWLCESLSRFWQSATKRYQSCTDSRTVDHTLGVYVSQGKSAISDFIGYAFWGMSSGLNFFLSLLMITAFIDWRFFVSVMISVLLILGFNKIISSHLENNAVTTHKAGSSLTSTLSTIHDNVHFGSSVNALAYQTRFEEGKAKYLGLRIKEAVFRYNALLVSSLLALAPTSCVLLFIFTSSSVPMEVKVASIVNLTRIYHLLNSASDIVSLLISFPSIKGQLSVMTCFSKNKPLYQPQWNIAILKDNESVDTVNLAQAQEGRFRVVGENGSGKTSFLRHLCAKNDYLYFNPSKRLLWPWDDSAILSDGMYSAKSIQWLLENSSGHLILDEWDAFLDSENTKKIGALIDSYADSRVIIEVRQ, from the coding sequence GTGATTTCTTTTCTAAGCGTGAGAGAGATATGCCGGGGTATATCGAATAAAAACACGCTCTATACGTTTCTATTTGTGCTGCTTCACCAGTCATCGATTGCTTTTTCTATTTTCGCCTCTGTGATGGTTTCAGGCTATATTCTTGAAATTAATCAACATTATGAAGCATTGAAGCTCTGGGTATTCCTCTACATTGTCGCGATGATTCTTCCCCATATAATCGGCTACTTTTCTGATGTGTATAAAGAAAAGTGGTTGTGTGAATCACTGAGTCGATTTTGGCAATCCGCGACTAAACGCTATCAATCTTGCACTGACAGTCGCACAGTCGACCATACGCTGGGCGTGTACGTTTCTCAGGGAAAGAGTGCGATTTCTGACTTTATTGGCTATGCCTTTTGGGGGATGTCGTCTGGGCTCAACTTCTTCCTGAGTCTGCTAATGATCACCGCTTTTATTGATTGGCGTTTTTTTGTCAGCGTTATGATCAGTGTGCTGCTTATCTTGGGGTTCAATAAAATCATTTCCTCGCATCTGGAAAATAACGCCGTCACCACCCACAAAGCGGGTTCATCACTGACGTCAACGTTATCGACTATCCATGACAATGTACATTTTGGTTCGTCGGTGAATGCATTGGCTTATCAAACCCGGTTCGAGGAAGGGAAAGCGAAATACTTAGGGCTGAGAATCAAAGAGGCTGTGTTTAGGTATAATGCATTGTTGGTCTCTTCCTTGCTCGCGCTTGCGCCAACTTCCTGTGTATTACTGTTCATTTTTACGTCTAGCAGTGTCCCGATGGAGGTAAAGGTGGCGTCGATTGTTAACCTCACACGCATTTATCATCTTTTAAATTCTGCGTCGGATATTGTTAGCTTGTTAATCTCTTTTCCGTCTATCAAAGGCCAGTTGTCGGTGATGACGTGTTTTTCGAAAAATAAGCCGCTTTACCAGCCACAATGGAATATCGCGATCCTTAAAGATAACGAGAGCGTTGATACCGTGAACCTTGCTCAAGCGCAGGAGGGCCGTTTTCGCGTTGTTGGAGAAAACGGATCTGGGAAAACTTCTTTCTTAAGGCACCTCTGCGCCAAGAATGATTATCTCTACTTCAACCCGTCTAAGCGCTTACTGTGGCCTTGGGATGATTCAGCAATACTGTCTGATGGTATGTACTCCGCCAAGAGTATTCAGTGGTTACTGGAAAATAGCTCGGGTCACTTGATTCTGGATGAATGGGATGCGTTTCTCGACTCAGAGAACACGAAAAAGATAGGTGCGCTGATTGATTCATATGCAGATAGCCGAGTTATTATTGAGGTCCGCCAATAG
- the ftnA gene encoding non-heme ferritin — protein MLAPAMVDRLNEQINLEFFSSNLYLQMSAWCEDQGFEGAARFLHKHAQEEMQHMQRLFTYVSETGAMPILGSIDAPRHEFASLGEVFRETYQHERLITEKINSLAHVAFTTQDYSTFNFLQWYVAEQHEEEKLFKGILDKIELVGEDGKALFFIDKDLASMAVEESTSVMDGSAGQ, from the coding sequence ATGCTAGCACCTGCCATGGTTGACAGGCTCAATGAGCAGATCAATTTGGAGTTTTTCTCATCAAATCTATACTTACAAATGAGCGCTTGGTGTGAGGATCAAGGCTTCGAAGGAGCCGCGCGATTCCTGCATAAGCACGCACAAGAAGAGATGCAGCATATGCAGCGCCTGTTTACTTACGTCAGTGAGACAGGGGCGATGCCTATTTTGGGTTCGATTGATGCACCGCGTCACGAATTTGCATCACTGGGCGAAGTGTTTCGTGAAACCTATCAGCACGAGCGCTTGATTACGGAAAAGATTAACAGCTTGGCGCACGTTGCGTTTACCACACAAGATTATTCGACTTTTAACTTCTTGCAGTGGTATGTAGCGGAGCAGCATGAAGAAGAGAAGCTGTTTAAAGGCATACTCGATAAGATCGAGTTAGTCGGCGAAGATGGCAAGGCGCTGTTCTTTATCGACAAAGACTTGGCATCGATGGCAGTTGAAGAGTCTACGTCAGTGATGGACGGCTCAGCAGGGCAGTAA
- a CDS encoding universal stress protein, with product MSYKHILVAVDLSDDSERLLKKADVLACALDAQLSLVHIDVNYAELYTGLIDINLVESRNRVIEEAQQKLNQLASDAQSSVTHTLVSSGDLAEEITESIQNMGIDLVVVGHHQDFWSSLLSSTKQLLNKTPVDLLMVPIRD from the coding sequence ATGTCATATAAGCATATTTTGGTTGCTGTCGATTTGTCAGATGACAGTGAACGCCTGCTCAAGAAAGCCGATGTCTTAGCCTGTGCCCTCGACGCTCAGCTCTCTTTGGTACACATCGACGTCAATTACGCCGAGCTTTACACCGGGCTCATCGACATCAACTTGGTCGAATCGCGTAATCGTGTGATTGAAGAGGCGCAGCAAAAGCTGAATCAACTGGCCAGTGATGCGCAAAGCTCGGTGACACATACCTTGGTCAGCAGTGGCGATCTTGCCGAAGAAATCACGGAGTCGATTCAAAACATGGGCATTGATCTGGTCGTGGTCGGCCACCACCAAGACTTTTGGAGCTCGCTGCTGTCCTCCACCAAGCAATTACTCAATAAAACACCGGTCGATTTGTTGATGGTGCCTATCCGCGACTAG
- a CDS encoding methyl-accepting chemotaxis protein has protein sequence MQLSLKQKLIGACLSAVLLMAAFLTWLAVSQIQAQTQSSIYSRVSGIADAATESISGWVQIRADITSAFTDYTSSSHRVSYLQQAREAGGFDDIYFGTPKGAMYRSRPERNRDDYDPRLRPWYKQAVSAGSPMITTAYSDAITGAMLVTLAEPVRRNGELMGVVGADVLIDQLIRDVTQLKVGKNANAMLLGADGTFLAHKDKARLLKPYRSLSPELNENRVRQALAQQSLVELPVDGVDKLFYFASVPNTDWVLAIELDKRTEYASQRDTLFDLMLTAVVITLLVAGAVTWLMHVLFRDLLNVSAALEEIASGEGDLTQRLEPHSNDEIGKLANNFNRFVGNMHTMVSHLRQLSGSLKQQAELTAAQAEERSTRIGHQQDEINMVATAIHEMASATQDIAGNADNTARTAQETESVANDGGQQVEQSKHSITELAREVEAATGVIGELDQHAHSITSILSTIQEVAEQTNLLALNAAIEAARAGEHGRGFAVVADEVRILSQRTHASTTEIQQMIDTLQQATGRAVTMMQDSQQRAHASVDDASAANESLSQIVAAVSQISDMATQIASAAEEQSSVTAEITRNSEGIRDVSNELSTEADEAARQAATLSELSHSLEQEISRFKL, from the coding sequence ATGCAGTTATCACTAAAACAAAAATTAATTGGGGCATGCTTATCTGCTGTATTGCTGATGGCCGCCTTTCTCACCTGGCTTGCTGTAAGCCAAATTCAAGCCCAAACCCAGTCGAGCATCTATAGCCGCGTCAGTGGTATCGCCGATGCGGCGACCGAATCGATCAGCGGTTGGGTGCAAATCCGTGCTGATATCACCAGTGCCTTTACCGATTACACCAGCAGTAGCCATCGTGTGAGCTATTTACAGCAAGCGCGCGAGGCCGGTGGGTTTGACGATATCTACTTTGGTACCCCAAAAGGCGCCATGTATCGCTCGCGCCCAGAGCGCAACCGCGATGATTATGACCCTCGCCTCCGCCCGTGGTACAAGCAAGCCGTGAGTGCAGGTAGCCCGATGATTACCACCGCTTACAGTGATGCGATTACCGGTGCGATGCTGGTGACCTTGGCCGAGCCAGTACGTCGCAATGGCGAATTGATGGGTGTTGTGGGCGCAGATGTGTTGATTGACCAGTTGATCCGCGATGTGACCCAATTGAAAGTGGGCAAAAATGCGAACGCGATGTTGTTAGGCGCCGATGGTACTTTTCTCGCCCACAAAGACAAAGCGCGCTTGCTAAAGCCGTATCGGAGCCTGTCTCCTGAGCTGAATGAAAACCGCGTGCGTCAGGCGTTGGCACAGCAATCGCTGGTGGAATTGCCTGTCGATGGGGTTGATAAACTGTTTTATTTTGCCTCGGTTCCTAACACCGATTGGGTGCTGGCGATTGAACTGGATAAGCGCACTGAATACGCCAGCCAGCGTGATACCTTGTTCGACCTGATGCTGACCGCGGTGGTGATCACCTTGTTGGTGGCCGGTGCCGTGACTTGGTTGATGCACGTTTTGTTCCGTGACTTGCTCAATGTGTCCGCTGCGCTAGAAGAAATTGCCTCCGGTGAAGGGGACTTAACCCAGCGCCTTGAGCCACACAGCAATGATGAAATTGGTAAGCTCGCCAACAACTTCAACCGCTTTGTCGGCAACATGCACACCATGGTGTCGCATTTGCGCCAGTTGTCTGGCTCGCTCAAACAACAAGCCGAGCTGACCGCGGCACAAGCCGAAGAGCGCTCCACTCGGATTGGTCATCAGCAAGATGAAATCAATATGGTGGCGACCGCTATCCATGAAATGGCCTCGGCGACCCAAGATATTGCCGGCAATGCCGATAACACCGCGCGCACCGCCCAAGAGACCGAAAGCGTCGCCAACGATGGCGGCCAGCAAGTGGAGCAAAGTAAGCACTCGATCACCGAGCTTGCCCGTGAAGTGGAAGCGGCGACCGGGGTGATTGGTGAGCTGGATCAGCATGCGCACAGCATCACTAGCATCTTGTCGACCATTCAAGAAGTGGCCGAACAAACTAACCTGCTGGCGTTGAATGCCGCGATTGAAGCAGCACGCGCCGGTGAGCATGGCCGTGGTTTTGCGGTAGTGGCTGATGAGGTACGGATATTGAGCCAGCGTACCCATGCTTCAACCACCGAAATTCAGCAGATGATTGATACCTTGCAGCAGGCAACCGGTCGCGCGGTGACTATGATGCAAGATAGCCAGCAACGTGCGCATGCCAGTGTGGACGATGCCAGTGCGGCGAACGAAAGCTTGAGCCAGATTGTCGCGGCGGTGAGCCAAATTAGCGATATGGCCACCCAAATTGCTTCGGCAGCGGAAGAGCAATCGAGCGTCACCGCGGAGATCACCCGTAACTCAGAGGGCATTCGCGATGTGTCCAATGAGCTATCGACCGAAGCGGATGAAGCCGCGCGTCAAGCCGCGACGTTATCCGAGCTTTCTCATAGCCTCGAGCAAGAGATCAGCCGCTTTAAGTTGTAG
- a CDS encoding carboxylate/amino acid/amine transporter, producing MGYLSGVTLLWAFSFSLIGVYLAGQVDSYFSVLMRIVLAGLVFLPFLRPRQVKPAFAAKLMLVGAFQLGIMYCFFYQSFLFLSVPEVLLFTVFTPLYVTLIYDALKRQFSAWYLLTAAMAVLGAVVIRYATVNPDFLIGFLVVQGANLCFAIGQVGYKYLLEKEQTQLPQHAVFGWFYLGALVVGMLAFALLGNSNKLPTTPTQWGVLIYLGTIASGLGYFFWNKGATLVNAGALAVMNNALIPAGIVVNVLIWNRDADLLPLLSGGVLILAALWFNQTWVKRRVETQR from the coding sequence ATGGGGTATCTTAGCGGCGTCACACTGCTGTGGGCCTTTTCATTTAGCCTGATTGGCGTGTATCTCGCCGGCCAAGTGGACAGTTATTTTTCTGTGTTGATGCGTATTGTATTGGCTGGATTGGTGTTTTTGCCCTTTTTACGCCCTCGCCAAGTAAAACCAGCGTTTGCCGCCAAGCTGATGCTGGTCGGCGCCTTTCAACTCGGCATTATGTACTGCTTTTTCTATCAGTCCTTTTTATTTTTGTCGGTGCCAGAGGTGCTGCTGTTTACCGTCTTTACCCCGCTTTACGTCACCTTGATTTACGATGCCTTAAAACGCCAGTTTAGCGCTTGGTATCTGCTCACCGCCGCGATGGCGGTGCTCGGTGCCGTGGTGATCCGCTATGCCACCGTCAATCCTGACTTTTTAATCGGCTTTTTGGTGGTACAAGGGGCGAACCTTTGCTTTGCGATTGGCCAAGTCGGTTACAAGTACCTGCTTGAGAAAGAGCAAACTCAGCTGCCTCAACATGCAGTATTCGGCTGGTTCTATCTTGGCGCTTTAGTGGTGGGCATGCTGGCTTTCGCCTTGCTCGGCAACAGCAACAAGCTGCCCACAACACCCACCCAGTGGGGCGTATTAATTTATCTAGGCACCATCGCCTCAGGGCTGGGCTATTTCTTTTGGAATAAAGGTGCGACGCTGGTCAATGCGGGGGCGCTCGCGGTGATGAACAACGCTTTAATTCCAGCCGGGATTGTGGTCAATGTATTGATCTGGAACCGCGATGCGGATCTGCTGCCCTTACTCAGTGGCGGGGTACTGATTTTAGCCGCGCTGTGGTTTAACCAAACCTGGGTCAAGCGCCGCGTCGAGACCCAGCGGTAG
- a CDS encoding tRNA-uridine aminocarboxypropyltransferase, producing MARSPCRQCGFTYHCICHCYWPLESQLQCVLVMHEDEAARQSNTGKLVKAALPHTQIEIWQRKRPPQALLDSWARADVSPWLLFPSDDAIPADRLFADAVRSVSCADRSVSCTQTLAATNAPRAPLQFVVLDATWQQARKMLNKSPWLHRLPRVSLPSTADSQYTLRRNQPPGHLCTSEAVSALLRSQGDVNAATQLDHFLAHFIESYEADRHHHTTPLPAPKMRTSNA from the coding sequence ATGGCCCGTTCGCCCTGCCGCCAATGCGGTTTTACCTATCACTGTATCTGTCACTGCTATTGGCCGCTGGAAAGCCAATTGCAATGCGTGCTGGTGATGCACGAAGACGAAGCGGCGCGCCAATCCAACACCGGCAAACTGGTTAAAGCAGCGCTGCCCCACACTCAGATAGAGATATGGCAACGCAAGCGACCACCGCAAGCCTTGCTCGACAGCTGGGCGCGCGCTGATGTATCACCTTGGTTGTTGTTTCCCAGTGATGATGCTATCCCGGCAGATAGGCTATTTGCTGACGCGGTTCGGTCTGTCTCTTGCGCGGATAGGTCAGTTTCTTGCACGCAGACGTTAGCCGCCACCAATGCACCTCGCGCGCCGTTACAGTTTGTGGTGCTGGATGCCACTTGGCAGCAGGCGCGAAAAATGCTCAATAAGAGTCCGTGGCTCCATCGTCTGCCACGGGTCAGTTTGCCGTCGACAGCCGACTCGCAATATACGCTCAGGCGCAACCAGCCTCCTGGACACCTGTGTACCAGTGAAGCGGTGAGTGCATTGCTGCGAAGCCAAGGTGACGTAAACGCCGCCACGCAGTTGGACCATTTTCTTGCCCACTTTATCGAGAGCTACGAGGCCGATCGCCACCATCACACCACACCGCTCCCCGCCCCCAAGATGCGGACGTCAAACGCGTGA
- a CDS encoding mechanosensitive ion channel family protein codes for MQSLLQWWQSLHEAAAWEWISDVVTLTGISAIAWTVWHVLVGRLKALAEKTITRWDDILWPAIDTPLSVLIWLWPASHSLEIVIDNTLGNVSLSWLTLVQDLVVIWVIIWVLLRLVNSGEQVMIEASKRDHTTINTLGNVLRALFVCAGALSLLKSLGVSVSGLLTVGGVGGLIVGFAAKDLLSNFFGGVMIYFDRPFKVGDWVRSPDRNIEGTVEKIGIRMTVLRTFDLRPLYVPNSVFSNVVVENPSRMLNRRIYETIGLRYQDADKMSAVIDDVYAMLEAHPDIETRQTLIVNFNSFGPHSLDFFIYTFTKTVNWQRYHRVKQDVLLQVIGIIHQHGADIALPTRTLHMDSSLMAQGADAMVPPPEAQAR; via the coding sequence ATGCAAAGCCTACTCCAATGGTGGCAGTCGCTTCATGAAGCAGCGGCGTGGGAATGGATCTCTGATGTTGTCACTCTAACGGGCATCAGTGCTATTGCCTGGACGGTTTGGCACGTGCTGGTAGGGCGGCTGAAAGCCTTGGCGGAAAAGACCATTACCCGCTGGGACGACATCCTTTGGCCGGCGATAGATACGCCTTTAAGTGTGTTGATTTGGTTATGGCCTGCCTCGCACTCGCTCGAAATCGTTATCGACAACACCTTAGGCAATGTCTCACTGAGTTGGCTCACCTTGGTGCAAGACTTGGTAGTGATCTGGGTCATTATCTGGGTGCTGTTACGCCTGGTGAATAGTGGCGAGCAGGTGATGATTGAAGCCAGCAAACGCGATCACACCACTATCAACACCTTGGGGAACGTGCTGCGTGCGCTTTTTGTGTGCGCCGGGGCGTTGTCCTTGCTCAAAAGTTTGGGGGTCAGTGTCTCAGGCCTACTGACCGTCGGGGGCGTCGGGGGGTTAATTGTTGGTTTTGCCGCCAAAGATTTACTGTCAAACTTTTTCGGTGGGGTGATGATTTACTTTGATCGCCCGTTTAAAGTCGGCGACTGGGTACGCTCGCCGGATCGCAATATCGAAGGCACGGTAGAAAAAATTGGTATCCGCATGACGGTGTTACGCACCTTTGACTTGCGTCCTTTATACGTGCCCAACTCGGTATTTAGCAACGTGGTGGTGGAAAACCCCTCGCGGATGCTTAACCGCCGCATCTATGAAACTATCGGGCTACGTTACCAAGACGCCGATAAAATGAGCGCGGTGATTGATGATGTGTATGCCATGCTTGAGGCTCACCCAGACATCGAAACGCGACAAACCTTGATTGTAAACTTCAACAGCTTTGGCCCACACTCGCTCGATTTCTTTATTTACACCTTCACCAAAACGGTGAACTGGCAACGCTATCACCGCGTGAAGCAAGATGTATTGCTGCAAGTGATTGGTATTATTCATCAGCACGGTGCGGATATTGCTCTTCCAACCCGTACGCTGCATATGGATTCAAGCCTGATGGCGCAGGGTGCCGATGCCATGGTGCCACCGCCTGAAGCGCAGGCGCGTTAA
- a CDS encoding universal stress protein UspB: MNGDILIMAVFTVMLVNFARYLSSLRALVVMLRDANPLLYQQICRGDNNFFSLSPQGDISRQKRLYQYIRSQEYLHHHDEVFVGKCNKVRHLFILNAALSGALLATFFLVAFAGW; this comes from the coding sequence ATGAACGGTGATATCCTGATCATGGCGGTATTTACTGTCATGCTAGTCAATTTCGCGCGCTACCTATCTTCATTGCGTGCGCTGGTTGTGATGTTACGCGACGCCAATCCGCTGCTTTATCAGCAAATCTGTCGTGGCGATAACAACTTTTTTTCACTCTCACCCCAAGGCGATATCTCTCGGCAAAAACGCTTGTACCAGTACATTCGTAGTCAGGAGTATCTGCATCATCACGATGAAGTATTCGTGGGAAAATGCAACAAAGTACGCCACTTGTTCATCCTTAACGCTGCGTTGTCTGGTGCCTTGCTCGCGACCTTTTTTCTTGTCGCTTTTGCGGGCTGGTAA